Proteins encoded in a region of the Prochlorothrix hollandica PCC 9006 = CALU 1027 genome:
- a CDS encoding DUF3226 domain-containing protein, with protein MSDVCKQDTDKVLLVEGDNDCHVVLSLCAAHTVPENFGIYQCGSDIQVLKRLNALISRPEPPQVIGIMLDADKSLEVRWSNIQSKLSHYNYTFPMTPDPDGTVIKSLSNQPKLGFWLMPNNQIPGMLEDFCAELAEPESLSFAQECVEQAKVKGLSTFKEVHRSKAVIHTYLAWHDQPGYPLGRAITRQALRPHSDIAVKFTNWLSCLFT; from the coding sequence ATGAGCGATGTTTGCAAGCAAGATACAGATAAAGTTTTACTAGTGGAGGGAGATAATGATTGTCATGTAGTCCTGTCCTTATGCGCAGCCCATACTGTTCCTGAAAACTTTGGAATATATCAATGCGGCTCTGATATCCAAGTTCTAAAGCGGCTGAACGCTTTGATTAGTCGTCCTGAGCCTCCGCAAGTAATTGGAATTATGCTTGATGCTGATAAGTCTTTGGAAGTAAGATGGAGTAACATACAAAGTAAGTTGAGTCATTACAACTATACATTTCCAATGACTCCTGACCCTGATGGGACAGTAATTAAAAGCCTATCAAATCAGCCTAAACTAGGTTTCTGGCTAATGCCAAATAATCAAATTCCTGGGATGTTAGAGGATTTCTGTGCAGAACTTGCAGAGCCAGAATCTTTGAGTTTTGCCCAAGAATGCGTAGAGCAAGCAAAGGTAAAAGGATTGTCAACTTTCAAGGAAGTTCATCGTAGCAAAGCTGTAATACATACTTATTTGGCTTGGCATGATCAACCTGGTTATCCACTAGGGAGAGCAATTACAAGACAAGCCTTACGCCCCCATAGTGATATTGCTGTAAAATTTACAAATTGGCTAAGCTGTCTCTTTACTTAG
- a CDS encoding DEAD/DEAH box helicase, producing the protein MNNPTASHLLDSRVATAFYGSFKSLRPIQEAVIKPLLNEENVILASGTGSGKTEAVMAPLVSRYWKQAVQKNVLILLYISPTKALVNDLEKRLSHKLSSLGIKVGVRHGDRDDLKQSIKPHILITTPESLEVILIRNDQTLDNIKCLVFDEIHLLYNTQRGMQLSVLAKRLESKINHNLQRVALSATIGSFDGISKVFFSQSSEVKILSFPTSRPIDSHIRYLYNSQELLPFIQQLFKGRKKTKFLIFVNSRKKCEILADVLRKDKYLEPGIFTHYSSLSKDIRLDIENRFSNTSANSVCIATNTLELGIDIGDIDAVILWDPPYRIDSFLQRIGRSNRRENKTNVICLITKQETKLIDCLLFMAFIDAAKHGKLPIYEPYELFGAINQQCFSVLLGKNGQYTKVKDFLEIFDSQDYLSRDILEKILDASTEQEYLVKHGFKNQYGAGRNLYFLKDQRLIYGNFALSTQTVEIKHSSKVIGEVPMENIFKLSINEVIRFAGTQWKIKKISKSHIEVTPSKFQDCATNLSYNYSSSLIRETFIFHHIWEMIHNCKLDLKIIEKSLRNDIFQLVEIFRKETSYNQVPMFFKNSHIHYYTFAGSLVNYVLATSLNLKNSGFNDIVITTTTPIEWNKISTDPENYTKYFKEILFSQELSIYQELLPTELKQVEAIQQWLKDLTIKKILKRLSISSECQVSQLENFP; encoded by the coding sequence ATGAATAATCCAACAGCATCACACCTATTAGACTCTAGAGTAGCAACAGCCTTCTATGGCAGTTTTAAGTCACTGCGACCAATCCAAGAAGCAGTTATTAAACCCTTATTGAACGAAGAGAATGTAATCTTAGCATCCGGTACTGGGTCGGGGAAAACTGAAGCAGTGATGGCTCCTCTTGTCAGTCGCTACTGGAAACAAGCGGTTCAGAAAAATGTTCTTATTCTTCTATACATTTCCCCCACCAAGGCTCTTGTTAATGATTTAGAAAAAAGACTGAGCCATAAACTATCTTCTCTAGGTATCAAGGTTGGGGTGAGGCACGGAGATCGAGATGACTTGAAACAGTCGATTAAACCTCATATTCTAATTACAACTCCAGAGTCTCTAGAAGTTATTTTAATCAGAAACGATCAAACTTTAGACAACATAAAATGCTTAGTTTTTGATGAAATTCACTTACTTTATAATACCCAAAGAGGAATGCAATTATCAGTTTTAGCAAAGCGCTTAGAATCTAAAATTAATCATAACCTACAACGTGTAGCTTTATCAGCAACGATTGGGAGCTTTGATGGGATTTCTAAAGTTTTCTTTAGCCAGAGTAGTGAAGTGAAAATTTTATCTTTTCCTACGAGTCGCCCCATTGATTCACATATTCGATACTTATATAATTCGCAGGAATTACTTCCTTTTATTCAGCAACTATTTAAAGGTCGCAAGAAAACAAAGTTCTTGATTTTTGTTAATTCTCGGAAAAAATGTGAGATCCTAGCGGACGTTTTAAGAAAAGATAAATACTTAGAGCCAGGTATTTTCACACATTATTCCTCTTTGTCAAAAGATATTCGCCTAGATATTGAGAATCGTTTTTCTAATACATCTGCCAACTCTGTCTGTATTGCAACTAATACATTAGAATTGGGAATTGATATAGGTGATATTGATGCCGTGATTCTTTGGGATCCACCATATCGAATTGACTCATTTCTACAGAGAATCGGCAGAAGTAATCGCCGTGAGAATAAAACTAACGTCATCTGTCTTATCACAAAACAAGAAACTAAACTCATAGACTGTTTACTATTTATGGCCTTTATTGATGCTGCTAAACATGGTAAGCTGCCAATTTATGAACCGTATGAACTTTTTGGTGCTATCAACCAGCAGTGTTTTAGTGTTCTCCTAGGAAAAAATGGTCAATATACAAAAGTCAAAGATTTTTTGGAGATTTTTGACAGCCAAGACTACTTAAGTCGAGATATCTTAGAAAAGATATTAGATGCTTCTACTGAACAAGAGTATCTAGTTAAGCATGGATTTAAAAACCAGTATGGAGCCGGAAGGAATTTATATTTCCTTAAGGATCAGCGTTTGATTTATGGAAATTTTGCACTAAGTACACAAACTGTTGAGATTAAACATAGTAGTAAAGTTATAGGTGAGGTACCCATGGAGAATATATTTAAGTTATCGATAAACGAAGTTATTAGATTTGCCGGAACTCAGTGGAAGATCAAAAAAATATCTAAAAGCCATATTGAAGTAACCCCATCTAAATTCCAAGATTGCGCCACTAACTTATCTTACAATTATTCGTCATCCTTGATCAGGGAAACATTCATATTCCATCATATATGGGAAATGATTCATAATTGTAAATTAGATCTGAAAATTATTGAAAAGAGTCTAAGGAATGATATTTTTCAATTAGTTGAAATTTTCAGAAAAGAGACTAGCTATAATCAAGTCCCCATGTTTTTTAAGAACTCTCATATACATTACTATACATTCGCAGGGTCACTAGTAAATTATGTTTTAGCGACTTCCCTTAACTTGAAAAATTCTGGCTTCAATGATATCGTAATTACTACGACTACACCCATTGAATGGAATAAAATATCTACGGATCCTGAGAATTATACAAAATACTTCAAAGAAATATTATTCTCTCAGGAACTATCTATTTATCAAGAACTATTACCAACAGAGTTGAAACAAGTAGAAGCCATACAGCAATGGCTGAAAGATTTGACTATCAAGAAAATTCTAAAGAGGTTATCTATTTCAAGTGAATGTCAAGTTAGTCAACTTGAGAATTTCCCCTGA
- a CDS encoding BREX system ATP-binding domain-containing protein has protein sequence MNANPRQVIESLRYGIPPEGYIDYFTVGRQTEIAELRKILKDHTDKALLLKANYGSGKSHLIRFIRETALDQNYAVSSVTLDSQSGIRFNRMDQITGEIFRNLEVPESSQDDKKGIGVFFDWVLSTYSANKTWQAISNSGKWNYPHKFIDSPPLFLALRAWNSEKINEDIVIDWLYQRGSYRKRDIERELLTKGSISYSNPLDIFAPLRWRQHTSSTILNWKINDYEQCWYALQDLDTLAVASGLRGLVILFDEFEDIIYNLRDIRYQQAAFDNLFNFFDNQIFKGLSFFAVTPGFIDKCKLLLHSKGRWHHNYSLFDDLKTFEMSPLEVEDLRELANKIKDFHGKAYDWDVYSSAVSGAIEMVINEKAYLAVQNRARQTICAIVQCLDNLLEEED, from the coding sequence ATGAATGCTAACCCTAGACAAGTAATAGAGTCATTACGATATGGAATACCACCAGAAGGTTACATTGACTACTTTACAGTTGGTCGTCAAACAGAGATTGCAGAACTCAGAAAGATTCTAAAAGATCATACTGATAAAGCTCTCCTATTAAAGGCTAACTATGGATCCGGAAAAAGTCACCTGATTCGTTTTATTCGAGAGACTGCATTAGATCAAAACTATGCAGTTAGCTCTGTGACACTAGATTCCCAGTCGGGTATTCGATTTAATCGTATGGATCAAATAACAGGCGAGATTTTTCGGAATTTAGAAGTACCAGAATCTTCTCAAGATGACAAGAAAGGTATCGGGGTATTTTTCGATTGGGTTCTTAGTACTTATTCTGCTAATAAAACCTGGCAGGCAATAAGTAATAGTGGTAAATGGAATTATCCACATAAATTTATTGACTCTCCGCCTCTTTTTCTTGCTTTAAGAGCATGGAACAGTGAAAAAATTAATGAGGATATTGTTATAGACTGGCTATACCAGCGTGGCTCTTATAGGAAACGTGATATTGAAAGAGAGCTACTTACAAAAGGAAGTATTTCGTATTCTAATCCATTAGATATTTTTGCTCCATTGCGCTGGCGGCAACACACATCATCAACAATACTAAACTGGAAAATTAACGACTATGAACAGTGCTGGTATGCACTCCAGGATCTGGATACCTTAGCCGTTGCATCAGGGCTACGAGGCTTAGTAATACTCTTTGATGAATTTGAAGATATCATCTACAATTTAAGAGATATTAGATATCAGCAAGCTGCTTTTGATAACTTGTTTAATTTTTTTGACAACCAAATTTTTAAGGGACTAAGCTTCTTTGCAGTAACTCCTGGTTTTATTGATAAGTGTAAATTATTGCTTCATTCTAAAGGACGATGGCATCATAATTATAGCTTGTTTGACGACCTTAAAACCTTTGAAATGAGTCCTTTAGAGGTTGAAGATCTGAGAGAACTAGCTAATAAAATTAAAGATTTTCATGGCAAAGCTTATGACTGGGATGTTTATAGTAGTGCGGTCTCTGGGGCTATAGAAATGGTCATTAATGAAAAAGCATATTTAGCAGTTCAAAACCGTGCCAGACAGACAATCTGTGCTATTGTTCAATGTCTAGATAACTTATTAGAAGAAGAGGACTAA
- a CDS encoding BREX system ATP-binding domain-containing protein → MPREPIKQEDAEQIIESLRKGMPPIHGVNYFSVGNEKLLKGIKKFHLKGLGNKGIIRFISGSWGSGKTHFFSLVRELAFEEGCLISNVQLTADSAALNKFEQVFAEIVRKIATPTSYSQNQDSSVYSYRYLLSESLNYLANGKSISKSVVTHEEYVMAKDKLMADQSIDIDFRKMIAAYWSTFLPDSVGGNQDQRRAEILQWFIGEGKISQYKGFQIAKIINKENSKLMLQSLGNFVKLSGYKGLVILFDEAEQSYSVMSKSALKNAQNNLLALINNIEQLPGLFLIYATTPDFYNDPKHGIQQYGALAARLGQPEQQPPRALKKVWNLDANEVNLSDYQVAASKILDIYTAAYPDDSDELPSESKVKEFVSRLHSEHSEFSGVNFWRVMVASLIAYFDDCMEGEERDVEEVYISVMATIKDE, encoded by the coding sequence ATTCCCAGAGAGCCGATTAAACAAGAAGACGCTGAACAAATCATTGAATCTTTACGAAAAGGCATGCCGCCTATTCACGGGGTCAATTACTTTTCTGTAGGTAATGAAAAGCTTCTCAAGGGCATTAAAAAGTTTCACCTAAAGGGGCTAGGAAATAAAGGTATTATTCGATTTATCAGCGGTTCATGGGGATCTGGAAAAACTCATTTTTTTAGTCTAGTCAGAGAACTAGCCTTTGAAGAAGGATGTCTTATCTCTAATGTTCAACTTACAGCCGATAGTGCTGCACTTAATAAGTTTGAGCAGGTATTTGCTGAAATTGTCAGGAAGATTGCAACACCTACCTCATACTCTCAAAATCAAGATTCAAGCGTCTACTCATATCGCTACCTTTTAAGTGAGTCACTCAACTATCTTGCCAATGGTAAGAGCATATCTAAATCAGTCGTTACCCATGAGGAATATGTCATGGCAAAAGATAAGCTCATGGCTGACCAGAGTATTGACATTGACTTCAGAAAAATGATTGCTGCTTATTGGTCTACATTTTTACCAGATTCAGTAGGAGGTAATCAAGACCAAAGAAGAGCTGAGATTCTACAGTGGTTTATCGGTGAAGGCAAAATCTCTCAATATAAAGGATTCCAAATTGCGAAGATTATCAACAAAGAAAATTCTAAACTTATGTTGCAATCTTTGGGAAACTTTGTAAAGCTTTCAGGCTATAAAGGTCTCGTCATCTTATTTGATGAAGCTGAGCAGTCCTACTCAGTCATGAGTAAAAGTGCCCTCAAAAATGCTCAGAATAACTTACTGGCCTTAATCAATAATATTGAGCAGCTTCCAGGACTATTCTTAATTTATGCGACAACCCCTGATTTCTATAATGACCCAAAACATGGTATTCAACAGTATGGTGCCTTGGCTGCTCGACTTGGGCAGCCAGAACAACAACCACCTCGTGCCCTGAAGAAAGTGTGGAACCTCGATGCTAATGAAGTTAATCTCTCTGACTACCAAGTAGCTGCAAGTAAAATTCTCGATATTTATACTGCTGCTTATCCAGATGACTCAGACGAATTACCTTCAGAGTCTAAAGTCAAAGAATTTGTAAGTAGATTGCATTCAGAACACTCAGAGTTTTCAGGAGTGAATTTCTGGCGTGTTATGGTTGCAAGTCTGATTGCCTACTTTGATGATTGTATGGAAGGGGAAGAACGAGACGTAGAAGAAGTTTATATAAGTGTAATGGCTACGATTAAGGATGAATAA
- a CDS encoding ISL3 family transposase produces the protein MFLSLNQIIKIPGWEVWNTNIESDRITFLLRYLNEIEVCHFCGSKQISVHKIRKVSVRDLEFLDKKTFLELERHQYYCNECRKYFTESSSDIDFQRGMTERYKNTIFEKIKNSTITHVAQEEGLTYDQVKGILESKFNGSNNLNCNINKISIDEFSHRKGQGNFATVICDLETANLIEVIDSHQQDKIIEILMEWPLEVREAITEVSVDMWGGFTKVIQTVFPNARIVYDRFHVMKILNEELNKIRKQCNSVLKDLKIKHIRSLILKNGTDLNDEEKKLLEIILKSSERLSNAYQLKEDFRQIYETDQEPEVAKVKLEEWLAKASKFYSQVITTIKNHFDGICNYFYNRTTSGKMEGINNKIKVIKRQAYGFTNFDHLRMRLLIACSH, from the coding sequence ATGTTCCTTTCTTTAAATCAAATCATTAAGATTCCTGGCTGGGAAGTATGGAATACCAACATAGAGAGTGACCGTATTACCTTTTTGCTAAGGTATTTGAACGAGATAGAGGTTTGTCATTTTTGTGGCTCGAAACAGATTTCCGTCCATAAAATCCGCAAAGTATCAGTAAGAGACTTAGAGTTTTTAGACAAGAAAACCTTTTTAGAATTAGAGAGACACCAATACTACTGCAATGAGTGTCGTAAATATTTTACTGAATCGTCCAGCGACATCGACTTTCAACGCGGAATGACAGAAAGATACAAAAATACAATCTTTGAGAAAATTAAAAATTCAACGATTACCCATGTTGCTCAAGAAGAAGGTTTAACTTACGATCAAGTAAAAGGTATTTTAGAATCAAAATTTAATGGAAGCAACAATCTGAATTGCAATATCAATAAAATAAGTATAGATGAGTTCAGTCACCGTAAAGGTCAGGGAAACTTTGCGACAGTGATTTGTGATTTAGAAACAGCAAATCTCATCGAAGTGATTGACTCTCACCAACAGGATAAAATCATCGAAATCCTTATGGAGTGGCCGTTAGAGGTAAGAGAGGCTATTACAGAGGTTAGTGTAGATATGTGGGGCGGATTTACAAAAGTCATCCAAACTGTGTTCCCAAATGCACGTATTGTATATGATCGTTTTCATGTCATGAAAATCTTGAATGAAGAACTTAATAAAATACGAAAACAGTGTAATTCGGTGCTTAAAGATCTCAAAATAAAGCATATCCGTAGCCTTATTCTAAAAAACGGAACAGATCTTAATGACGAAGAAAAAAAGCTCCTAGAAATCATCCTGAAATCCTCTGAAAGGCTAAGCAATGCCTATCAGCTAAAGGAAGATTTTCGTCAAATCTATGAAACAGATCAAGAACCTGAAGTGGCTAAAGTTAAATTAGAAGAATGGTTAGCCAAAGCATCCAAATTTTATAGTCAAGTAATCACGACAATCAAAAATCATTTTGATGGAATCTGTAATTACTTTTATAACCGTACAACTAGCGGTAAAATGGAGGGAATTAATAACAAAATAAAGGTTATCAAGCGTCAAGCTTATGGATTCACAAACTTTGATCATCTGAGAATGAGACTCCTCATAGCCTGTTCTCATTAG
- a CDS encoding type II toxin-antitoxin system RelE family toxin — protein sequence MGASEAGAKFVKRCSIEFLKTARKELLKLTKDVQRRIGAKIETLAEDPYPLDTKKLKNGEGRFRIRVGDYRIIYRIEDDRCVVLVIKIGHRREIY from the coding sequence TTGGGAGCAAGTGAAGCAGGAGCTAAATTTGTGAAGCGTTGTTCGATCGAGTTTTTGAAAACTGCACGGAAGGAGCTTCTTAAACTTACCAAGGATGTTCAGCGTCGCATAGGAGCCAAAATTGAAACATTGGCGGAGGATCCCTATCCTCTAGATACTAAGAAGCTGAAAAATGGAGAGGGGCGCTTTCGGATACGAGTTGGGGACTATCGGATTATTTATCGAATTGAGGACGATCGTTGTGTTGTGTTAGTTATCAAAATTGGTCATCGTCGTGAGATTTATTAG
- the glmU gene encoding bifunctional UDP-N-acetylglucosamine diphosphorylase/glucosamine-1-phosphate N-acetyltransferase GlmU → MVAVAILAAGKGTRMKSGLPKVLHQLGGRSLVEWVIRSIEPLPISHTFVIVGYQAESVQIALQDYPHLTFVQQQQQLGTGHAVQQVMPYLEGFEGELLVLNGDVPLLRTETLEQLLETHRTESNQATLLTAQAPDPQGYGRVFCDSNNRLTQIIEHRDCTPAQRQNHRINAGVYCFSWPALAQALPRLTSANDQQEYYLTDVVNHLSPITALDVEDFHETLGINDRRQLAEAYEVLQTRIKDRWMMAGVTLIDPDSITLDDAVDLGADVVIEPQTHLRGRTAIGAGCRIGPNSLIENSQVGAGSTVLYSVLTDSQVGEQCRVGPFAHLRGEAQVGDRCRVGNFVEIKKSQVGDRSNVAHLSYLGDATLGQAVNVGAGTITANYDGVHKHPTVIGDGTKVGANSVLVAPLTVGSGVTIAAGSTITEDVPDGALALGRSRQVVKPDWTPRSIQSPTP, encoded by the coding sequence ATGGTTGCAGTCGCCATTCTCGCCGCCGGTAAAGGAACTCGCATGAAGTCGGGTCTTCCCAAGGTTTTGCATCAACTGGGGGGCCGATCTCTGGTGGAATGGGTCATCCGCAGCATTGAACCCCTCCCCATCAGCCACACCTTTGTGATTGTGGGTTATCAAGCTGAGTCCGTGCAGATAGCCCTCCAGGACTATCCCCACCTCACCTTTGTGCAACAGCAGCAGCAATTGGGAACGGGCCATGCCGTGCAGCAGGTGATGCCCTATCTGGAGGGGTTTGAGGGGGAATTGCTGGTGCTAAACGGGGACGTGCCCCTGTTGCGCACCGAGACCCTGGAGCAGTTGCTGGAGACCCATAGAACCGAAAGCAACCAGGCCACCCTCCTCACGGCCCAGGCTCCTGATCCCCAGGGCTATGGTCGCGTTTTTTGTGACAGTAACAACCGTCTCACCCAAATTATTGAACACCGGGACTGTACCCCCGCCCAGCGCCAGAATCACCGCATTAATGCGGGGGTCTATTGTTTTTCCTGGCCTGCCCTGGCCCAAGCTCTGCCCCGCCTCACCAGCGCCAATGATCAGCAGGAATATTACCTGACGGATGTGGTCAACCACCTTAGCCCCATTACGGCCTTGGATGTGGAGGATTTCCACGAAACCTTGGGCATTAACGATCGCCGACAACTGGCGGAAGCCTATGAGGTGCTGCAAACCCGCATCAAGGATCGATGGATGATGGCGGGGGTGACCCTCATTGATCCCGATAGCATTACCCTGGATGACGCGGTGGACTTGGGGGCTGATGTGGTCATTGAACCCCAAACCCATCTGCGGGGCCGGACTGCCATCGGTGCGGGCTGTCGCATTGGTCCCAATAGCTTGATTGAAAATAGTCAGGTGGGGGCGGGCAGCACGGTGTTGTATTCCGTCCTCACCGATAGTCAGGTGGGGGAACAGTGCCGGGTGGGTCCCTTTGCCCATTTGCGGGGGGAGGCCCAGGTGGGCGATCGCTGTCGGGTGGGCAATTTTGTGGAAATCAAGAAATCCCAGGTGGGCGATCGCTCCAATGTTGCCCATTTGTCCTATCTAGGGGATGCCACCTTGGGTCAGGCGGTCAATGTGGGGGCGGGCACTATTACCGCCAATTACGACGGTGTGCATAAGCACCCCACGGTCATTGGCGATGGCACTAAGGTGGGGGCCAATAGTGTGCTGGTGGCTCCCCTGACGGTGGGCAGTGGGGTGACGATCGCCGCTGGATCCACCATTACGGAGGATGTGCCCGATGGAGCTTTGGCCCTGGGTCGCAGTCGTCAGGTGGTGAAGCCGGACTGGACACCGCGATCGATCCAATCCCCCACCCCATAA